From a region of the Georgenia yuyongxinii genome:
- a CDS encoding thiamine pyrophosphate-dependent enzyme, translating to MTTTPVKFYQVGSFAVGNRLLDPALASVQSQPDRTNALTSGHRACQGCGEALGARYALDAAMAATDGRMVTVNATGCLEVFSTPYPESSWRVPWLHSLFGNAPAVATGVAAALRATGRDDVRVVAQGGDGGTVDIGFACLSGMFERNDDVLYVCYDNQGYMNTGVQRSGATPPAARTATTQAVGPEPGNVFGQGKDVPRIAMAHEIPYVATATVADLRDLEAKVAKAMTMRGARYIHVLVPCPLGWSSASSHTVRVARLATESGLFPVFEAEHGEVTAVRRIRRQVPVEEYLRLQGRYAHLFRPARNEAVLARLQAGADRNIRRYGLLEPAAVPEPTHGEPVLTGPAPHLEHPAPRSDDHAPSTSAGPALDVHFRPAPGRTPHQEV from the coding sequence ATGACCACCACGCCCGTGAAGTTCTACCAGGTGGGTAGCTTCGCCGTCGGGAACCGGCTGCTGGACCCGGCGCTGGCGAGCGTGCAGTCCCAGCCCGACCGCACCAACGCCCTGACTTCCGGCCACCGCGCCTGCCAGGGCTGCGGGGAGGCGCTCGGCGCGCGGTACGCCCTCGACGCCGCCATGGCCGCCACCGACGGGCGGATGGTCACCGTCAACGCGACCGGGTGCCTGGAGGTCTTCTCCACCCCGTACCCCGAGAGCTCCTGGCGGGTGCCCTGGCTGCACTCCCTGTTCGGCAACGCCCCGGCCGTCGCCACCGGCGTGGCCGCGGCCCTGCGCGCCACCGGCCGCGACGATGTCCGCGTGGTGGCCCAGGGCGGCGACGGCGGCACGGTCGACATCGGCTTCGCCTGCCTGTCCGGCATGTTTGAGCGCAACGACGACGTGCTGTACGTCTGTTACGACAACCAGGGGTACATGAACACCGGCGTGCAGCGCTCCGGCGCGACGCCGCCGGCCGCCCGCACCGCCACGACGCAGGCGGTGGGCCCGGAGCCGGGCAACGTCTTCGGCCAGGGCAAGGACGTCCCACGCATCGCCATGGCGCACGAGATCCCGTACGTGGCCACCGCGACCGTCGCCGACCTGCGCGACCTCGAGGCCAAGGTCGCCAAGGCGATGACCATGCGCGGGGCCCGCTACATCCACGTGCTGGTGCCGTGCCCGCTGGGCTGGTCCTCGGCCTCCAGCCACACGGTGCGGGTGGCCCGGCTGGCCACCGAGTCCGGCCTCTTCCCGGTCTTCGAGGCCGAGCACGGCGAGGTCACCGCGGTGCGGCGGATCCGCCGGCAGGTGCCGGTCGAGGAGTACCTGCGGCTGCAGGGCCGCTACGCCCACCTGTTCCGGCCCGCCCGAAACGAGGCGGTGCTCGCCCGCCTGCAGGCCGGCGCCGACCGCAACATCCGCCGCTACGGTCTGCTCGAGCCCGCCGCCGTCCCCGAACCGACCCACGGCGAACCGGTGCTCACCGGCCCCGCCCCGCACCTGGAGCACCCGGCCCCGCGCAGCGACGACCACGCGCCGTCCACGTCGGCCGGGCCGGCCCTGGACGTGCACTTCCGTCCCGCCCCCGGGCGGACGCCCCACCAGGAGGTCTGA
- a CDS encoding NAD(P)-binding protein, producing the protein MDKPFAITLDVGSSLVNRTGAWRVERPVYRDFLPPCQKACPAGEHVQEWLYDAEDGNYERAWRTLVRENPLPAVMGRVCYHPCQTACNRGQVDEAVGINAVERFLGDEAIRRGWTIPVTAPDTGRRVLVVGAGPTGLSAAYHLRLAGHDVTVRDAAPRPGGMMRYGIPAYRLPREVLDAEIARIAEMGVRFELDSRVGSVAPELQHYDAVLLAVGAQIGKRAYVPAGEAARILDAVQLLHDVEDADAPMLGRRVVVYGGGNTAVDAARTAKRLGAEEAIVVYRRTRDRMPAHDSEVTEALEEGITVRWLSTISYADAGTVTIEKMELDESGFPRATGVLEDLAADAVVLAVGQESDLSLVDDVDGLVIDDGVVRVDAHMMTGRPGLFAGGDMVPSERTVTVGVGHGNLAALNIDAYLRGTTHTEPAPAPDAELGALNTWYYADAAHQVRPRLEGPRRAGTFDEVVQGLSAETALFEARRCMACGNCFSCDNCFGVCPDNAVKKLPDGSYEIDYEYCKGCGICVEECPSGAIEMVPEEA; encoded by the coding sequence ATGGACAAGCCCTTCGCGATCACCCTCGACGTGGGGTCCTCGCTGGTCAACCGCACCGGCGCCTGGCGGGTGGAGCGTCCCGTGTACCGCGACTTCCTGCCGCCGTGCCAGAAGGCCTGCCCGGCCGGTGAGCACGTCCAGGAGTGGCTCTACGACGCCGAGGACGGCAACTACGAGCGGGCGTGGCGCACCCTCGTGCGCGAGAACCCGCTGCCCGCCGTGATGGGCCGCGTCTGCTACCACCCGTGCCAGACCGCCTGCAACCGCGGCCAGGTGGACGAGGCGGTCGGCATCAACGCCGTCGAGCGGTTCCTCGGCGACGAGGCGATCCGGCGGGGCTGGACGATCCCCGTCACCGCGCCGGACACCGGCCGGCGGGTGCTCGTGGTCGGCGCCGGCCCCACCGGGCTGTCCGCGGCGTACCACCTGCGCCTGGCCGGGCACGACGTCACCGTGCGCGACGCCGCGCCGCGGCCCGGCGGCATGATGCGCTACGGCATCCCCGCCTACCGGCTCCCGCGCGAGGTCCTCGACGCCGAGATCGCCCGGATCGCCGAGATGGGCGTGCGCTTCGAGCTCGACTCCCGGGTGGGCAGTGTGGCGCCCGAGCTGCAGCACTACGACGCCGTCCTGCTCGCGGTCGGCGCTCAGATCGGCAAGCGCGCCTACGTGCCGGCCGGTGAGGCCGCCCGCATCCTCGACGCCGTCCAGCTCCTGCACGACGTCGAGGACGCCGACGCCCCCATGCTGGGTCGGCGCGTGGTGGTCTACGGCGGCGGCAACACCGCCGTCGATGCGGCCCGGACCGCCAAACGGCTCGGCGCCGAGGAGGCGATCGTCGTCTACCGGCGCACCCGCGACCGGATGCCTGCCCACGACTCCGAGGTCACCGAGGCCTTGGAGGAGGGCATCACCGTGCGGTGGCTCTCCACCATCAGCTACGCCGACGCCGGCACGGTCACCATCGAGAAGATGGAGCTCGACGAGTCCGGGTTCCCCCGCGCCACCGGCGTGCTCGAGGACCTCGCGGCCGACGCCGTCGTCCTCGCGGTGGGGCAGGAGAGCGACCTGTCCCTCGTCGACGACGTGGACGGCCTCGTCATCGACGACGGCGTGGTCCGGGTGGACGCGCACATGATGACCGGCCGGCCGGGGCTGTTCGCCGGCGGTGACATGGTGCCCTCCGAGCGCACCGTCACCGTCGGCGTCGGTCACGGCAACCTCGCCGCCCTCAACATCGACGCCTACCTGCGCGGCACCACACACACCGAGCCGGCCCCCGCCCCGGATGCCGAGCTGGGCGCCCTGAACACCTGGTACTACGCCGACGCCGCGCACCAGGTGCGCCCCCGGTTGGAGGGGCCGCGCCGCGCCGGCACGTTCGACGAGGTGGTCCAGGGGCTGAGTGCCGAGACCGCCCTGTTCGAGGCGCGCCGGTGCATGGCCTGCGGGAACTGCTTCAGCTGCGACAACTGCTTCGGGGTGTGCCCCGACAACGCGGTGAAGAAGCTGCCGGACGGCAGCTACGAGATCGACTACGAGTACTGCAAGGGTTGCGGCATCTGCGTGGAGGAGTGCCCTTCCGGCGCGATCGAGATGGTGCCCGAGGAGGCGTAG
- a CDS encoding manganese catalase codes for MFFHKQELQYSSTPDQPDAVYARKLQEVLGGQYGEITVAMQYMFQAWNMHIPGKYRDLVFGIGAEEMGHVEMLATMIAQLLEKAPVGITKDAIQDDPTVAAIIGGTDVQHAIVAGAGARAVDSNGNPWQGSFITASGNLLADFMANANAEMQGRVQVARLYHMTDDAGVRDLLSFLLARDTMHQNQWLRAVEELKADGLEQLPVPSNFPQKKEHTAVSYQYLNFSDGQQAGDGSWAKGPTPDGNGEFSYHDGPTTTAPMPDVTRPDARMYGTTDVPNRVEKIAGSVQDKLKKE; via the coding sequence ATGTTCTTCCACAAGCAGGAGCTGCAGTACTCGTCCACGCCGGACCAGCCCGACGCCGTCTACGCCCGCAAGCTCCAGGAGGTCCTCGGCGGCCAGTACGGCGAGATCACGGTGGCCATGCAGTACATGTTCCAAGCCTGGAACATGCACATCCCCGGCAAGTACCGCGACCTGGTCTTCGGCATCGGCGCCGAGGAGATGGGCCATGTCGAGATGCTCGCCACGATGATCGCCCAGCTGCTCGAGAAGGCCCCGGTGGGCATCACCAAGGACGCGATCCAGGACGACCCCACCGTCGCCGCGATCATCGGCGGCACCGACGTCCAGCACGCCATCGTCGCGGGGGCCGGCGCGCGGGCGGTGGACTCCAACGGCAACCCGTGGCAGGGGTCATTCATCACCGCCAGCGGCAACCTCCTGGCCGACTTCATGGCCAACGCCAACGCCGAGATGCAGGGCCGCGTCCAGGTCGCCCGGCTCTACCACATGACCGACGACGCCGGCGTGCGCGACCTGCTGTCCTTCCTCCTGGCCCGCGACACGATGCACCAGAACCAGTGGCTCCGCGCCGTCGAGGAGCTCAAGGCGGACGGGCTCGAGCAGCTGCCGGTCCCGAGCAACTTCCCGCAGAAGAAGGAGCACACCGCGGTGTCCTACCAGTACCTGAACTTCTCCGACGGTCAGCAGGCCGGCGACGGGTCCTGGGCCAAGGGGCCGACGCCCGACGGCAACGGCGAGTTCTCCTACCACGACGGCCCGACGACGACGGCGCCCATGCCCGACGTCACCCGCCCCGACGCCCGGATGTACGGCACCACCGACGTGCCCAACCGGGTCGAGAAGATCGCCGGCTCAGTCCAGGACAAGCTCAAGAAGGAGTAG
- a CDS encoding Y-family DNA polymerase, protein MATAGTGRAARRAVLWVPDWPVAAALAEGVVDPQVPVAVHDGRGVVVASAPARRAGVRRGMRRRSAQQVCPELVLLAADPVRDARAFEPLVQAVETVVAEVEVVRPGMVVFLARGPVRHVGSEDALAELLVGTVATETGAECQVGLGDGLLAAMLAARAGVLVPAGPGATADFLGAQDVGALTLAASTRQAETETVELVDLLQRLGLRTLGAFAALETGDVAARFGTRGLAAHRLARGLDMRPPTTRRPEDDVVAARELDPPAERADVAAFAARALAEQLAERMLRRGVVCARLRVTARTEDGNELVRTWSIDGAPTAAELTDRVRWQLEGWLSGRSGRAPSAPLTHLELTAQEVSPAGAVQDGLWGRSLRGHAQAGRAALRVQGLLGAEGVLVPVLQGGRDPRAAARLVAWGDDPAPLRRPDAPWPGQVPAPWPATVPAEPVPVRLIDAAGAPVRVDARGRASAAPACVVVPPDPRTVAGQAPAPVAAGEYPLRAWAGPWPVTERWWSPEGRRRAYVQVVPEGVPALLLAVERGAWQVEGVYD, encoded by the coding sequence ATGGCCACCGCCGGAACCGGGCGGGCCGCCCGCCGGGCCGTGCTGTGGGTCCCCGACTGGCCGGTGGCCGCAGCCCTCGCCGAGGGTGTCGTCGACCCGCAGGTCCCGGTCGCGGTGCACGACGGACGTGGCGTCGTCGTCGCCTCCGCCCCGGCCCGCCGCGCGGGCGTGCGCCGCGGCATGCGACGTCGCAGCGCCCAGCAGGTCTGCCCCGAGCTCGTGCTCCTGGCCGCCGACCCGGTGCGCGACGCGCGCGCTTTCGAACCGCTGGTCCAGGCGGTGGAGACGGTGGTCGCCGAGGTCGAGGTGGTCCGGCCCGGCATGGTCGTCTTCCTCGCACGCGGACCCGTGCGGCACGTCGGCTCGGAGGACGCCCTGGCCGAGCTGCTCGTCGGCACCGTTGCCACCGAGACCGGCGCCGAGTGCCAGGTGGGTCTGGGGGACGGGCTGCTCGCCGCCATGCTCGCCGCGCGGGCCGGGGTGCTCGTCCCCGCCGGTCCCGGCGCCACCGCGGACTTCCTCGGCGCCCAGGACGTCGGGGCCCTGACCCTCGCGGCCAGCACCCGGCAGGCCGAGACCGAGACGGTCGAGCTCGTGGACCTGCTGCAACGCCTCGGTTTGCGCACCCTTGGGGCCTTCGCCGCCCTGGAGACCGGCGACGTCGCCGCCCGGTTCGGCACCCGCGGACTGGCCGCCCACCGCCTCGCCCGCGGGCTGGACATGCGCCCGCCCACCACGCGCCGGCCCGAGGACGACGTCGTCGCCGCGCGCGAGCTCGACCCGCCCGCCGAACGGGCCGACGTCGCCGCGTTCGCCGCCCGGGCGCTGGCCGAGCAGCTCGCCGAGCGCATGCTGCGGCGTGGGGTGGTCTGCGCCCGGCTGCGGGTGACGGCACGCACCGAGGACGGCAACGAGCTGGTCCGCACCTGGAGCATCGACGGCGCGCCCACCGCCGCCGAGCTGACCGACCGGGTGCGCTGGCAGCTCGAGGGGTGGCTCTCCGGGCGCAGCGGGCGGGCCCCCTCGGCGCCGCTGACCCACCTGGAGCTGACCGCTCAGGAGGTCAGCCCGGCGGGTGCGGTGCAGGACGGGCTGTGGGGACGCTCGCTGCGCGGGCACGCGCAGGCGGGCCGGGCTGCCCTGCGGGTGCAGGGGCTGCTCGGCGCGGAGGGCGTGCTCGTGCCGGTGCTCCAGGGCGGGCGGGACCCCCGTGCCGCCGCCCGGCTCGTGGCCTGGGGTGACGACCCGGCCCCGCTGCGCCGTCCCGACGCGCCCTGGCCGGGGCAGGTGCCCGCGCCCTGGCCGGCCACCGTGCCCGCCGAGCCGGTGCCGGTCCGGCTCATCGACGCCGCCGGCGCGCCGGTGCGCGTGGACGCCCGGGGTCGGGCCAGCGCCGCGCCCGCGTGCGTGGTCGTGCCCCCGGACCCGCGGACGGTGGCGGGGCAGGCCCCCGCGCCGGTGGCGGCGGGGGAGTACCCGTTGCGCGCGTGGGCGGGCCCGTGGCCGGTGACCGAACGGTGGTGGTCGCCCGAGGGGCGTCGGCGCGCCTACGTCCAGGTGGTCCCGGAGGGGGTGCCGGCGCTGCTCCTGGCCGTCGAGCGCGGCGCCTGGCAGGTGGAGGGGGTGTACGACTGA
- a CDS encoding MBL fold metallo-hydrolase gives MTVWICRTCAVEHPDADRPPQVCAICADERQWVPAAGQQWTTLDELRTPDRKMAVEEVEPDLFGITVDPEVGIGQRTLLVRTPAGNLLWDPTGYLDEDTGRRLGDLGPVVAIAASHPHMFGVQVEWSRALGDVPVLVNEADARWLARPDAVVRYWSGTFEVVPGLRLHQIGGHFPGSAVAHWPAGAGGAGALLAGDTIAPNPDRATVSFMRSYPNRIPLSGGVVERLARSVEPLAFDRLYGNFAGVVPTGAKAAVRYSAARHVAWVTGEHDDET, from the coding sequence ATGACCGTTTGGATCTGCCGCACGTGCGCCGTCGAGCACCCCGACGCCGACCGACCGCCACAGGTGTGCGCGATCTGCGCGGACGAACGGCAGTGGGTCCCGGCCGCCGGCCAGCAGTGGACCACCCTCGACGAGCTGCGCACGCCCGACCGGAAGATGGCGGTCGAGGAGGTCGAGCCCGACCTCTTCGGCATCACCGTCGACCCCGAGGTGGGCATCGGCCAGCGCACCCTCCTTGTACGCACACCCGCGGGCAACCTGCTGTGGGACCCCACCGGCTACCTCGACGAGGACACCGGGCGACGGCTCGGCGACCTCGGCCCGGTCGTGGCCATCGCGGCGAGCCATCCGCACATGTTCGGCGTCCAGGTCGAGTGGAGCCGGGCTCTGGGGGACGTCCCGGTACTCGTCAACGAGGCCGACGCCCGCTGGCTGGCACGCCCGGACGCGGTGGTGCGCTACTGGTCCGGCACGTTCGAGGTGGTTCCCGGGCTCAGGCTGCACCAGATCGGCGGGCACTTTCCCGGCAGCGCGGTCGCACACTGGCCGGCGGGGGCCGGTGGCGCCGGTGCTCTGCTGGCCGGGGACACCATCGCACCCAACCCGGACCGTGCCACGGTCTCGTTCATGCGCAGCTACCCCAACCGCATCCCGCTCTCCGGTGGCGTGGTCGAGCGGCTGGCCCGCAGCGTCGAGCCGCTGGCCTTCGACCGGCTCTACGGCAACTTCGCCGGGGTCGTGCCCACCGGCGCCAAGGCCGCCGTGCGGTACTCGGCCGCCCGGCATGTCGCCTGGGTGACCGGCGAGCACGACGACGAGACCTGA
- a CDS encoding dihydrofolate reductase family protein, with the protein MRQIVLHMSVSLDGYIEGPNREIDWHVVDDELHQHMNDVLGPMGAFLHGRVVYELMADYWPTADADPAAPGVIREFAAIWREKPKYVYSRTLQQAGWNSTIVRDVVPEQVAALKAEPGGDLVLGGADLGAAFLRHDLIDEFRTYVHPVLIGRGTPLFPARDGRARLDLVETRTFGNGVVLLHHRRVRSN; encoded by the coding sequence ATGCGCCAGATCGTCCTGCACATGTCCGTCTCCCTGGACGGCTACATCGAGGGCCCGAACCGGGAGATCGACTGGCACGTCGTCGATGACGAGCTGCACCAGCACATGAACGACGTGCTGGGCCCCATGGGCGCGTTCCTCCACGGCCGCGTCGTCTACGAGCTCATGGCGGACTACTGGCCCACCGCCGACGCCGACCCCGCCGCCCCCGGCGTCATCCGCGAGTTCGCCGCGATCTGGCGGGAGAAGCCGAAGTATGTGTACTCGCGCACCCTGCAGCAGGCGGGCTGGAACAGCACCATCGTGCGCGACGTCGTGCCGGAGCAGGTCGCGGCGCTCAAGGCCGAGCCCGGCGGCGACCTGGTGCTCGGTGGGGCGGACCTGGGCGCGGCGTTCCTCCGGCACGACCTGATCGACGAGTTCCGCACCTACGTCCACCCGGTGCTCATCGGCCGCGGCACGCCGCTGTTTCCCGCCCGGGACGGGCGGGCACGGCTGGATCTGGTCGAGACCCGGACGTTCGGCAACGGCGTCGTGCTGCTGCACCACCGGCGAGTACGTTCGAACTGA